The following proteins are encoded in a genomic region of Mycobacterium kiyosense:
- the rip3 gene encoding putative zinc metalloprotease Rip3: MHDEIPLGRVAGFQVKVHWSVLVVLWLFTWSLATTLPGTVKGYAHLVYWIAGGCGAVVLLASLLGHELAHAVVARRCGVAVGGVTLWLFGGVTTLSGEAKTPKDDFRIAFAGPATSLLLSATFGMLAVGAAGIRVASVVVAVLWWLAVVNLLLGLFNLLPGAPLDGGRLVRALLWRRHGDLARAGIGAARAGRMLAFVLITLGLAEFLVGGMIGGVWLAFIGWFIFSAARDEENRISTRQLFAGVRVGDAMTAQPHTAPAWISVEDFIEHYVLGDRHSAYPVINRDGAIVGLVTLAQLREVAPDRRAGTMVGDIALALAEVPTAAPGEPLTDLLARMAPVGRRSRALVLDNGAVVGILTPSDIVRLHDVYRLASARLVSDDRDRG; this comes from the coding sequence GTGCACGATGAGATTCCGCTGGGACGGGTAGCCGGGTTCCAGGTGAAGGTCCACTGGAGCGTGTTGGTTGTCTTGTGGCTGTTCACCTGGAGTCTCGCCACGACACTGCCGGGCACCGTCAAAGGTTATGCGCACCTGGTCTATTGGATCGCCGGCGGATGTGGCGCGGTGGTGTTGCTGGCCTCGCTGCTGGGTCACGAGCTGGCGCACGCTGTCGTCGCGCGCCGGTGCGGGGTGGCTGTCGGGGGCGTGACGCTCTGGTTGTTCGGGGGAGTGACCACGCTGAGCGGCGAAGCGAAAACCCCCAAGGACGACTTCCGGATCGCCTTCGCGGGCCCGGCCACCAGCCTGCTGCTGTCGGCCACCTTCGGAATGCTGGCCGTCGGCGCGGCCGGCATAAGGGTTGCCTCCGTGGTGGTCGCGGTGCTGTGGTGGCTCGCCGTGGTCAACCTGTTGCTGGGCCTGTTCAACCTGCTGCCCGGCGCGCCGCTGGACGGCGGCCGCCTGGTTCGGGCCCTGTTGTGGCGCCGCCACGGTGATCTGGCGCGGGCGGGGATCGGGGCGGCGCGGGCCGGACGGATGCTCGCCTTCGTCTTGATCACCTTGGGACTGGCCGAGTTTTTGGTAGGGGGCATGATCGGGGGCGTCTGGCTCGCGTTCATCGGCTGGTTCATCTTCTCGGCCGCGCGCGACGAGGAGAACCGGATCTCGACCCGGCAACTCTTCGCCGGGGTGCGCGTCGGCGACGCGATGACGGCGCAGCCACACACCGCGCCCGCCTGGATATCCGTCGAGGACTTCATCGAGCACTATGTGCTGGGCGATCGCCACTCGGCTTATCCGGTGATCAATCGGGACGGAGCGATCGTCGGGCTGGTCACCTTGGCGCAGCTGCGCGAGGTCGCGCCCGACCGGCGTGCCGGCACCATGGTCGGCGACATCGCGCTCGCCCTGGCCGAGGTGCCCACCGCGGCGCCCGGGGAACCGTTGACCGACTTGCTGGCGCGGATGGCGCCGGTCGGCCGGCGCAGCCGGGCACTGGTGCTCGACAACGGCGCCGTGGTGGGGATCCTCACGCCCAGCGACATCGTGCGATTGCACGACGTCTACCGGCTGGCTTCAGCGCGGCTTGTGAGCGACGATCGCGACCGCGGTTAG